CTGGGTCATCCTAGGGTCGATTGGAAACTGGTGTGCTTTCGCCCCCATGGGCGGGTCTTGGACTATCGCCCCAGTAGGACCGATCTTTGACCATTGCGCACTAGCCTCGCAGGCAAATCCTAAGCTTCTCGATTGAGGAAATCTTGCAGTTGCCCCAGAGCAGCCCGGCCAATGTTAAACACAGCCCAGCTTGCGGCCACAGCAATCGGCAGTAAAACAACAACGACTCGCCAATCCATAGGGCATGCCCTCCTAAACTAGTTTTACTTAAACACTTGTCACAATTTTCTCATAATGTACACCACATGGGGCGATCGCAGGCCGAGAGATTTCTCAATCTAAACTAAAGCTGGCCCCCTTAAGGGCGTCAAGATCGCCTGAACCGCCGCCTTGCCGGGACCAAATGGCATCTCCACAGCCATTGTCTCTTTGGGTGTCTGTCCCTAGCCGCAGTTAACGAAATGATCAGATTGCTGTGGCCCCAGAGCTGGTTATGGCGACCCCCAAGATGACTTACAAAGCGATCGCTAGGTGATCGCCCCTAAGCGAGGTATCTCCTTATACATAGGTAGGTCAGCAGCAGAAAAAGTTTGAGCTGGCCTAGGGCGCGATCGTCGCTTAACCTGCACTTTGGTTTGAATCATTGATGTACTGGCTAGTGAAAAAGGCGGGCTGCGATCGCTTCTAAAAAATTCTCTGAATACAAGAAATAAAAGGGGCTCAAGCTACCCTTTTCCTAAGCTTGAACGACAGTTCAATTTAATTTTCTCAGAGTTATTAACTTGTGAAAACTTCCCTTACCAAGAGCGGCGGTGATTCTGTAGTTTGTTACTTAACCTGTCATAGCCCTGCAAATCTAAAGCCCTATGGGGTCGTTCCCAAGCTGGCTTGAAACTTTCTAGGGACTAGGCTGTTAAGCGCTGTAAACCTGATTCTTAGGCCTCTCCCTTGGCCGTCCAGTGGAGAGCGTTTGTGTCTCAGGGGCTTGTAATGCCTGAAACGGCTTATTTAAGCTTTCTATAGACTCAGGTTTATCCGTCTATTGAGTAGGAAGCGCCTTTATCCGCTCTGTATTTTCGAGTAGAAGAGAGGAGAGTCCCATGACCATAAGTCCCCCTGAACCGGGACAAAAAGTCAGGGTCGTGGTTGATAAAGATCCGGTACCCGTCTCATTTGAGCGATGGGGCAAGCCCGGCCACTTCGACCGCACGTTAGCCAAGGGGCCCAAAACCACCACCTGGATTTGGAACCTGCACGCCGACGCCCATGACTTTGACACTCATACCAGTGACCTAGAAGATATTTCACGGAAGATCTTCAGCGCTCACTTTGGCCACTTAGCCGTTATTTTTATCTGGCTCAGCGGCATGTACTTCCACGGTGCCAAGTTCTCAAACTATGAAGCTTGGCTAACTAATCCCACCGGTATTAAGCCCAGTGCCCAAGTGGTTTGGCCCATCTTTGGCCAAGAAATTTTGAATGGCGACGTGGGCGGTGGTTTCCACGGTATTCAAATCACCTCTGGCTTGTTCCAGTGGTGGCGGGCCAACGGCATTACTAACAGCTTCCAGCTCTACGTCACCGCCATTGGGGCGCTCGTAATGGCGGCTCTGATGCTGTTTGCCGGCTGGTTCCACTATCACAAGCGCGCTCCCAAGCTGGAGTGGTTCCAGAACGTGGAATCGATGATGAACCACCACTTGGCTGGGCTACTGGGCCTGGGCTGCTTGGGCTATGCCGGTCAGCAGATCCACGTGTCGTTGCCCATCAACGCTTGTATGGATGCGATCGATGCGGGGCGGCCGTTAACCATTGGTGGCCGGGTAATCGACTCAATAGGGGCAATTCCCTTGCCCCACGAGTGGATTCTCAACAAGGCTCTGATGGCCGACCTATACCCCAGCTTTGTCGAGGGTATAAAGCCGTTCTTCACCCTGAACTGGAATGTCTATTCT
The DNA window shown above is from Leptolyngbya subtilissima AS-A7 and carries:
- a CDS encoding photosystem II protein Y — translated: MDWRVVVVLLPIAVAASWAVFNIGRAALGQLQDFLNREA